CCGCTTCTTCGGCGAGGTCGCCGTCCAGCCGGTGCCGCCGCAGCACGCCATCGAGATCGACAACCCGGAGGACCTGGAGCTCGTGCGCGCGCTCGCCCCGTTCATCGACCAGCCCGAGCCGATCGACGTGGACGCCGTCATCACCGACTTCGACGGCGTGCACACCGACGACCGCGCCTACGTCGACTCCGACGGCCGCGAGATGGTGCTGGTCAGCCGCTCGGACGGGATGGGCGTCTCGCTGCTGAAGCGGTCCGGGGTGAAGGTGCTGGTCATGTCCACCGAGCACAACCCCGTGGTGGCCGCCCGCGCCCGCAAGCTGGGCGTGCCTGTGCTGCAGGGCCTGGCCGACAAGCGGACCGTGCTGCGCGACTGGCTCACCATCGAGGGCCTCGACCCGGCCCGCGTCGCCTACGTCGGCAACGACGTCAACGACCTGGGCCCGATGGCCGAGGTCGGCTGGCCCGTCGCCACCCCTGACGCGCACCCGCGCGTGCGCGCCGCCGCCAGGACCGTGCTGACCAGGCCGGGCGGGTCGGGCGCCGTGCGCGAGCTGTGCGACCGCGTCGTGGCCGCCCGGCCCGAGGTGCCGGTGGTGGAGGTCAAGGAGCGCCCCCGGCTGGGCCTGGAGCGGAGGAGCTCCGGGGGAGAGCGCGAGGGACGAGCCAACGAGCCCGGAAGCGGCCGCGACCATAAGCGCGTGGCGATCGGCGACGTGCTGGTCGGCGACGGCGAGCCCGTGTACGTGATCGGCGAGATCGGCATCAACCACAACGGCGACCTCGACATCGCCCGCCGCCTCATCGACGTGGCCGCCGACGCCGGCTGCCAGGCGGTCAAGTTCCAGAAGCGCACCCCCGCGATCTGCGTGCCCGAGGAGCAGAAGGGCCAGATCAGGCAGACGCCGTGGGGCGAGATGACATACCTGGAGTACAAGGAGCGCACCGAGTTCGGCTACGACGAGTACCGGCAGATCGCGAAATACTGCGACGAGCGTGGCCTGCACTGGTTCGCCTCGCCGTGGGACGTGCCCTCCGTGGAGTTCCTGGAGGAAATGGACGTCCTCGTCCACAAGGTGGCCTCGGCCAGCGTCGCCGACCACGAGATGCTGCGCGTGCTGGCCGCCACCGGCAAGCCGATCATCCTGTCGACCGGCATGTCCACGCTGTCGGAGATCGACGCGGCCGTCGAGATCCTCGGCACCGACAAGCTGATCATGATGCACGCGACGTCCACGTACCCGCTGCCGCCGGAAGAGGCGAACCTGCGCACGATCACCACGCTCAAGGAGCGCTACGGCGTCCCCGTCGGCTACTCCGGACACGAGCGCGGCCTGCAGATCTCGCTCGCCGCGGTCACGCTCGGCGCGGTCACCGTGGAGCGGCACATCACGCTCGACCGCACCATGTGGGGCTCCGACCATGCCGCCTCGCTGGAGCCGGCCGGCCTCGAGCACCTGGTACGCGACATCCGCATCATCGAGCAGGCCATGGGCGACGGCGTCAAGCGCGTCTTCCCCGGCGAGGAGGCCCCCAAGGCCCGCCTGCGCCGGGTGACCGTCTGACCTCGTCCGCGCTCTGGAGAGACAACCCTTGATCACACTCTCGGTCGTCGTGCCGGTACGGGACGGCGAGCGCTTCATCGCCGACGCGCTCACCTCGCTCTGCCGCAACGCCCGGCACGACTTCGAGTTCATCGTCGTCGACGACGGCTCCGTGGACGCCACCGGGGCCATCGTCGAGGACTTCGCCCACGACCTGCCCGGGCTGTCCGTGCTGCGCAACCCCGCGCCCGTGGGGCTGGCCGACGCCCGCAACACGGGCCTGTCGGCCGCCTCCGGCCGGTACGTGACGTTCATGGACGGCGACGACTGGCTCGCCCCCGGCTACCTGGCGCAGCTCGTCGAGGCCATCGACGGGCTCGGCTGCGACTTCGTCCGCGCCGACCACGTACAGGCCGAGGGCCGCAAACGGGTCGTGCACCGTGCCCCGCTGGCGCGGCGGGGCGCGGTGCTCAGCCCCCGGGACGCGATCCTGCCGGCGGGCGTGCGGACCATGGTCGACTACCCGTACGCGTGGGCCGGGATCTACCGGCGCTCCCTGCGCGACCTGCTGCACTTCCCCGGCTCCCTGCACACCGCCGAGGACCGGCCGTGGATCTGGCGCCTGCACAGGGAGGCCGCCACGTTCGCGGTGGTGTCGCTGGCCGGCGTGTTCTACCGGCGCATGGTGTCCGGGTCGCTGACGCAGGTGGGCGACGAGCGCCAGCTGCACTTCTTCGACGCGTTCGACCTGGTCTTCAAGGACCTGGAGCCGGAGTTCCTGCCCAAGGCGGTACGGAACTTCTGCGCGCTGCTCGCCCACCACCTGGAGATCGCCGACCGGTTCACGCCGGCGCTGCGGGCCCGTTTCGAGGAGCGCGGCGCGCACCTGGTGCGCGCGCTGCCCGCCGACGTGGTGTCCGAGTCGGTCGCGCGGATGTCCGCCGAACGCGAGGCCACGCTGCGGGCCCTGGTGCCCGACCTGCCGCCCAGCCCGCACGTCCGGGTCCGCCGCGACCGGGAGGAGACGTCGTGAAGGTCTTCTACGCCTCGACGCTGTTCGGCGCGATGTCGCTGGCCGCCGCCATCGACGACGGCCGCTTCGGCGACGGCCGCCGCGTCCTCGTCGTGTCCAACAACGCGGCCATCCCCGAGGTGGCCACGCCGCTCGACAAGACGCCCGGCTTCGCCGTGCTGCGCTCCCGCTTCGACGAGGTCCACTCGTGGAACGAGCTCATCGCGCCGCTGCACCCCTCCGACTGGAAGGCCCGCGTCATCGAGGTGCCCATGATGGAGCGCCTCATCCGCTCCCACTGGGGGCTGGACGGGGTGGAGCACCTGGTGCTGGAGTCGATCGCGGTGCCCCCGGCCCGCACGATCGCGGGGCTGGTGCGCGACTGCCCGATCACCGTCTACTCCGACGGGCTCATGAGCTACGGCCCGACCCGCGACCCGCTGCCGGCCGAGATCTTCCGCCGCATCGAGCGGCTGCTCCACCTGGACCTGGTGCCGGGGCTCACGCCGCTGCTGCTCGGCGAGTACGGCGTCGCGCCGTCGATCCTGCCGGACGAGCGGTTTCTGTCGATCGTCGACCAGGTCACCGCCACCGCGCCCGACATGCTGCACGGGCAGGCGATGATCCTCGGCCAGTACCTGTCCGCGCTGGAGATCGTCACGCCGGAGGAGGAGGCGGCCCTGCACGAGACCATGCTGCGTGCCCTGGTCGCCCGCGGCCACACCGACGTCGTCTTCAAGCCGCACCCGGCCGCCGGGCGGCGCCACGCCCAGCTCCTGCGTGCCGCGGCCGAGCCTCTGGGCGTGCGGCTGTCGGTGGCGCCGGAGAGCGTGCCCGCCGAGGTCTGCTTCGCCGCGCTGCGGCCGGAGCTCGTGGTGGGGTGCTTCTCCACGGGCCTGCTGACGGCGCAGCGCTACTTCGGGCTGCCCGTCGCCTCGTACGGCACCGGCCTGGTGCTCGACCGGCTGGCTCCCTACGAGAACAGCAACCGGATCCCGGTCACGATCGTGGACGCGCTGCTGCCCCGGCTGTCGGCCGACGGGACCGTCACCCCGCCCCCCGCGGTGGACCTGCGCGGGCTGGTGGGGGCCGTGGGGTACTGCATGCAGGCCGAGACGTACCCGGAGCTGCGGCCCGCGAGCATCGGGTTCGACGCGCGTTACTTCAAGCGCAAGCGCCTGGAGACGCTGGGCCTGGCGGCCCGGCCCACCGCACTCACCCGGCTGCGCAGGAAGATCCGCTCGGCGATCTGAGCCCACGGCCGGCGCGAGAATCTTCTCCCGCCGGCCCGATCACTGTGGACGCCATACTGACCGGTCGGTATTTTCTCTGACATGACGCAGGAACGCCGGACCTGGCGCACTCTGGAGCCGTTTCACGGCATGATCTACTTCTCCCCCGAGGCGGGAGCCGCCTACGAGGCCCTCGGGCTGAGCGGCCGGATGGGGTACTTCGCCTCGCGGGCCGCCGCTCTCGGCCCGGTTCCCGCTGAAGTGGTGATCGCGACCTTCTACAACTTCCACCCCGATCTGGTACGGCAGGCGATCCCCGCCGCCTGGCAGATCGCCTCCCCCTCCGACATCCTGGCCGCCCGGCTCGAATCGGTGGACGTCACACTGCGCCGGGTGCTGGGCGACGCCGTGGACTCCCCGGAGATGTCGCGGGCGGCAGCGCTGGCCCGTCAGGCGGCGGAGACCGTCGCGGGCGAGCTCAGCGGGCGGCCGCTGTATGCCGCGCACGCGGCGCTCCCCTGGCCGAAGGCTCCCCACCTGGTGCTCTGGCATGCCCAGACCCTGCTGCGCGAGTATCGCGGCGACGGCCATCTCGCCGCCCTCCTGGCCGCCGGCCTGAGCGGCATCGAAGCCCTCGTCACCCACGCGGCCACCGGCGCCGTCACATCCGAGGTGCTCCGGCGTACGCGGGGGTGGCCCCAGGCCGACTGGGCTGCCGCCGTACAGGGGCTGGAGGAGCGTGGCTGGCTCTTCGAGGGAGCGCTCACCGAGGAAGGCCGCAGGCGGCGTGCGGAGGTCGAAGAGGCGACGGACCGGATGGGGATGGCCCCGTACACCGCGCTTGGCGCCGCCCGCTGCGAGGAACTGTGCTCTCTCGCCCGGCCGTGGAGCAAGGCCGTGGCCGCCGAGCTGATGCCCTGGGCCACAGGTCGCTAGCCGGCGAGTGCCCCGACGTCGTAGGAGCCTCGTGGACCGTCACACATGGAAGCTCCTCTGAGGGTGCTCAAACGGTGCGAAGAACCGAGACCACGATCCCCAGCACCATGGCGCCGTCGCCGTCGATGACGTCGTAGGCGGGGTTGCGTGGTTCGAGATAGACGTGTCCGTTGCGTCGGCGGAACACCTTGACGGTGGCCTCACCGTCGATCATCGCGGCGACGATCTGGCCCGAGTGCGCCTCGGGCTGCTGCCGTACCACCACGATGTCGCCGTCGCAGATCGCGGCGTCGATCATTGAATCGCCCCGCACGCGCAGGCCGAACACGGTGCCGCGCCCGGTGAGGTCGCGGGGCAGGGTCAGCGCGTCGTCCAGATGCTCGTCGGCCGGTATGGGACTGCCCGCGGCGATGTCCCCGACCACGGGCACGGTCACCACGTCGTCAGCCGGCTTCGGCGCCGATGCTCGCTGGAACGGACGCACGTCGATGGGCCGGGTCATCGTCTCGCCCCGGCGCAGGAACCCCTTCTCCTCCAGGCTCTTCAGCTGTTTCGACACCGATGAGGTGGACCGCAGCCCGACCGCATGGCCGATCTCGCGTGTGCTCGGAGGATAGCCGTGTCTGACCACCCAGTCCCGAATCGTGGCGAGGATCCGCTGCTGGCGCGGCGGCAAGGCCGAGGAGTCCAGGTACTCGAACAGGTCCTGATCGTCGTAGGTGGTCACGTGCGCCATGCTAAAGGCCGGCACCGGCCGCGAATCCACCAGTGTGGCAAGCCACCTCAAAATCAAATGCTCACCGGGCGCCCGGCCGGAACACCGGGAGGTCCCTCAGAGCACGCGACCCACACCGCAGAGAATGTCGGCTCCGCCGGGGCCGGCGAGCGACGGGTCAAGGACGTCCTCGGCGCGCCAGTCGGTCGTCGAGACCAGGCCCGGCTCCAGCATCTGCAGGCCCTCGAAGAAGCCGGCGATCTGCTCGCGCGTGCGTGGGGTCACGTTGCCTGCCCTGGTCTTGCTGTAGACCTCGCGGCCTTCGCCCACCGCCTCGTTGTCGAGTTCGCCCGTGGTGACGTGGGAGATGATCAGATGGCTTCCGGCGGGCAGGGCTTCCCGAATGGAACTCACGATGCTCTGGGCCTGATCATCGTCGGGGACGAAGTGCAGCACCGCGACCAGGAGCACGGCCACCGGTCGCTCGAAGTCGAGGTGTCGCGTGATCTGCGGGTGACCGAGGATGGCCTTGGGGTCGCGCATGTCGCCCTCCACCACGATGGTGTCGGCGGTCTCCGCCAGCAGAGCGCGGGCATGCACCAGCACGATCGGGTCGTTGTCGACGTAGACCACGCGCGAGCCGGGAGAGACGCGCCCCGCCACCTGATGGACGTTCTCCTGGGTCGGCAGGCCTGTACCGATGTCCAGGAACTGCCGGATCCCGCTCTCGGCGACCGCGCGGACGGCACGGCCCAAGAACGCCCGATCGGCCTGCGCGACCTCCTTGGCATTGGGAGACAGCTGGATGATCCGCGCCGCGGCCTCTCGGTCGGCAGCGAAATTGTCCTTGCCACCCAGCAGATAGTCATACATCCGGGCCACGCTCGGCACGGTCGGGTCCACCCCCGCAGGGGCCCGCTCCACCTCGGTCATCCCTACCCCTTGATCTGACATCTTGTAAGGGATCCTAAGGGATCTCTCGGGTGAAGGTCGCTTAAAGCGGAACCCGAGGCCTTTCAGCCGTAAAGGCTGCCACCCAGCAGAAAAGTGGTCAGCCGAGAGCCTTGAGGTAGCGGCGCATCCGCCGTTTGGCGCGGTAGCCCGCCCGCAGCATCGAGGGGTGCACCTCCACCCGCAGCCGGGCCCGGCGTCGCGCCGCCGCGTGCTCCGGCCCGTCCAGCAGCGAGGACGCGGGCACCCGCGACCCCCCGCCCGCCACCAGCCCGGCCAGCAGCCGAGCCCAGTCGTTGCGTTCGGCCGGGTGGAAGTAGTTGGCCGCGCACCACTCGGCCGAGGCGGCCCGGAAGTCCCCCTTGGCCACGTCGTCGAGCGTGCCCAGCAGCCCGCTGCCCTCGAACACCAGGTTGATCATCTCGGCGCTCACGCCGAAGTCGCTCAGCACCAGCGACGGCACGTCCAGCGCGATCGCCTCCAGCGCCGCCGTCGAGCTCACCGTGACGAACCCGGCCGCCCGCGCGAGCTGGTCGTGCATCGAGCCCGCCTGGAAGGAGAGCCGCCCCGGCTCTCCCATCTCCCGCCACAGCCGCTGGTAGTGGTGACGCTCGTTGTGCGTCTGCCGCTCGTCCTCCAGCGCGCGCAGCTTGACGACCACGTCCAGCTCGGGGCGGAGCCGGGCCAGCTCGGCCAGCCCCAGCAGGACGCGCTCCCGCTCCTCCCGCTCACGCGGCACCTTGGCCTGCGTGGCGAACACGACCCGGTTCCCGCCCACGGCGGCCGACTCCGAACGCAGGAACGGCAGCCTGGCCAGGCCCACCGCCCCTCCCCCGCCGAGCCTGGCGGCGATCTCGGAGAACTCGGCCACCTCCCGCTCGCTGTGCACCACGAACAGGTCGCACCCGCTGCGGAACAACCACGCCTTCTCCGTCGCGGGCACCGAGATGCCCGGCAGCCCGCTGACGAACACCGGCCGCGGCCGCAGCCCCGCGAACACGTCGGCCACCAGCACGTCCACGACCGGACCCGTGCAGGCCACCAGCACCACGTCCGGCCGCGTGCGCTCGGCCAGCCGCCGCACGGACCTGGCCGACAGCACCGGCGGCGGCTCGGCACCACCCACAGCGCCGCCCACAGCGGCGGCGATCTGCTCAGGCGACGGCGTGATCGGCGTGCGCACCACCACCAGCTCCGTGACCGCTCCCCCGGGCAGATCGCCGAGCAGGCAGGCCGCCCACTTCAGGTACGAGTCGGAGTCGGCGACCGCCAACACTTTCAACCGGACACTCCCGTCAGATGCGAACGAAGGGCAGGGGCCGCCCTGCTGGTCCACCAGTCGTCGGGGACCTCCACGGGCTCGACGGCGACACCGCGCGGGCTGAGCAGCACCCGCAGCGAGGTGATCGCGGTCGAGGGGAGGCTGAGCACGCGCTGTCCCGCGTCCAGGCCGCGCAGTGTGAGCTCGGCGGGCACACCGGCGTCGTGCACCGTGATCCCCGGGCGTTCCCGGATCAGCGCGACGTCGACGGGGTCCTCGCGGCGGTGCGGGTAGTACGCCAGCGGCTCCCGCGCGGCCAGATCCGTCAGCCAGCGCAGGTAGTGGTCGCGGTGCACCAGGCCGTTCCTGACGAGCGAGGTGCCGAGGACGACCGTGCGCTCCGCGGGCCCTTCGGCACTGAGCGGCTGGGCCCGCAGCCAGGCGAACTGGTGGCGTACCAGGTCGATGCCGGCCCGCCGGACCGCCTCCTCCAGGGTCTGGTCGACGGGCAGGGCGGTGAAGATCGACACGTCGCTCAGGCGTAGCCGGAGCGACGCCGCCACGCCCAGCGCGGTGCGCAGCCTGGTCGGCTGCGCCCTGGCCCGCAGCAGCGGCCGGTACGGCCCCGCGGCCAGCAGCTCGAGCAGCCGGAGAGTGGCCAGGCCGTCGTCCACGATCACGATGCGGCCGGGGCGGGAGGTGAGCCAGCGCAGCTGCACCTTGCCGGAGAACGCGTCACCGACGGCCTGCACGCGCCTGGGCATGCGGTCACGCGGCTCGGCCAGCTCCAGGCCGTCCGGCAGCCCCAGAGACCGCAACTCCCGGTGCGTGGCCTTCAGCGGCCGAAGACCCGAGCGCGGCACGACGACCGTCCTGGGGCCGAGCAGTCCCGCGTGGTGGGCCTCGACGGCGCACAGCATCTGGAGCGGGGACTCCACCCAGGCCGACGCCTGTTCGACCACTCCTGCTCCTCCCAGCCGGGTGATGGCCCGTTCACGACCGCTTCAAGCTAGCCCCACCGCCTTAAGCCCCCAGAAACGCGACATGAACAATGGACGGTGTCAACTATCAACGGCTGGAGCCGGTGAGCCCTTACCCGGGAGCGGATGCCCTGGAGGTCTTCCAGGGCGACGCCGCGGCCGGTGCGGACGTGGCCGTTGCCAACCATCGGCCCGAGCAGCGCGGGGCCGGGCAGCACCTCGTCACGGTTCCAGCTCATCAGCCCCCAGCCCGTCCACATGGGCACCGCCACTGCGAGTGCGTCAGCCTGGGAGTGGGTAGGCGTCAGCCGGAGCTGCACGACCGAGGGCAGTCCGCGCCGCTTGGTGGTGGAGCGGCGGACCGCCGTCGCACACCTCCTGTCACAGCACTCTCACCGACGTTTCCATACTGTTTTCGAAAGGAGGGTGGCGCTTCTTCCGGCCATGAAGAACCGGGTCCCCGCGCCACAATTCAGATGAACTCGCTCTTGCTCAACACCGACGGCGTGCAGATTCCGCAGCTCGGCTACGGCGTCTGGCAGGTCCCCGCCGACGAGGCCGCGCAGGCCGTCACGACCGCACTCAAGACCGGCTACCGGCACGTCGACACCGCCGCCGCGTACGGCAACGAGGAGGGCGTGGGCCAGGCCGTGCGCGAATCGGGGCTGCCGCGCGGGAAGGTGTTCGTCACCACCAAGCTGTGGAACGCCGACCACGAACGCGTCGAGGCGGCCTTCGAGGAGTCCCTGA
This genomic interval from Nonomuraea helvata contains the following:
- a CDS encoding glycosyltransferase family 2 protein, whose protein sequence is MITLSVVVPVRDGERFIADALTSLCRNARHDFEFIVVDDGSVDATGAIVEDFAHDLPGLSVLRNPAPVGLADARNTGLSAASGRYVTFMDGDDWLAPGYLAQLVEAIDGLGCDFVRADHVQAEGRKRVVHRAPLARRGAVLSPRDAILPAGVRTMVDYPYAWAGIYRRSLRDLLHFPGSLHTAEDRPWIWRLHREAATFAVVSLAGVFYRRMVSGSLTQVGDERQLHFFDAFDLVFKDLEPEFLPKAVRNFCALLAHHLEIADRFTPALRARFEERGAHLVRALPADVVSESVARMSAEREATLRALVPDLPPSPHVRVRRDREETS
- a CDS encoding N-acetylneuraminate synthase family protein — its product is MRVLAVVPARGGSAGVPLKNLALVGGLPLVTRAVRACLRAELVDQVVVSTDHAGIAETARQAGAVVVDRPEELSGATASSESAVLHALDALGADPEVVVLVQCTSAFIDPDDLSAAVRKVLDGEADSVVSGLPTHEFLWTATGAGINHDPAVRQRRQDRDAQFRENGAFYVMRTSGLREHGHRFFGEVAVQPVPPQHAIEIDNPEDLELVRALAPFIDQPEPIDVDAVITDFDGVHTDDRAYVDSDGREMVLVSRSDGMGVSLLKRSGVKVLVMSTEHNPVVAARARKLGVPVLQGLADKRTVLRDWLTIEGLDPARVAYVGNDVNDLGPMAEVGWPVATPDAHPRVRAAARTVLTRPGGSGAVRELCDRVVAARPEVPVVEVKERPRLGLERRSSGGEREGRANEPGSGRDHKRVAIGDVLVGDGEPVYVIGEIGINHNGDLDIARRLIDVAADAGCQAVKFQKRTPAICVPEEQKGQIRQTPWGEMTYLEYKERTEFGYDEYRQIAKYCDERGLHWFASPWDVPSVEFLEEMDVLVHKVASASVADHEMLRVLAATGKPIILSTGMSTLSEIDAAVEILGTDKLIMMHATSTYPLPPEEANLRTITTLKERYGVPVGYSGHERGLQISLAAVTLGAVTVERHITLDRTMWGSDHAASLEPAGLEHLVRDIRIIEQAMGDGVKRVFPGEEAPKARLRRVTV
- a CDS encoding SAM-dependent methyltransferase is translated as MTEVERAPAGVDPTVPSVARMYDYLLGGKDNFAADREAAARIIQLSPNAKEVAQADRAFLGRAVRAVAESGIRQFLDIGTGLPTQENVHQVAGRVSPGSRVVYVDNDPIVLVHARALLAETADTIVVEGDMRDPKAILGHPQITRHLDFERPVAVLLVAVLHFVPDDDQAQSIVSSIREALPAGSHLIISHVTTGELDNEAVGEGREVYSKTRAGNVTPRTREQIAGFFEGLQMLEPGLVSTTDWRAEDVLDPSLAGPGGADILCGVGRVL
- the lexA gene encoding transcriptional repressor LexA — encoded protein: MAHVTTYDDQDLFEYLDSSALPPRQQRILATIRDWVVRHGYPPSTREIGHAVGLRSTSSVSKQLKSLEEKGFLRRGETMTRPIDVRPFQRASAPKPADDVVTVPVVGDIAAGSPIPADEHLDDALTLPRDLTGRGTVFGLRVRGDSMIDAAICDGDIVVVRQQPEAHSGQIVAAMIDGEATVKVFRRRNGHVYLEPRNPAYDVIDGDGAMVLGIVVSVLRTV
- a CDS encoding alpha-2,8-polysialyltransferase family protein encodes the protein MKVFYASTLFGAMSLAAAIDDGRFGDGRRVLVVSNNAAIPEVATPLDKTPGFAVLRSRFDEVHSWNELIAPLHPSDWKARVIEVPMMERLIRSHWGLDGVEHLVLESIAVPPARTIAGLVRDCPITVYSDGLMSYGPTRDPLPAEIFRRIERLLHLDLVPGLTPLLLGEYGVAPSILPDERFLSIVDQVTATAPDMLHGQAMILGQYLSALEIVTPEEEAALHETMLRALVARGHTDVVFKPHPAAGRRHAQLLRAAAEPLGVRLSVAPESVPAEVCFAALRPELVVGCFSTGLLTAQRYFGLPVASYGTGLVLDRLAPYENSNRIPVTIVDALLPRLSADGTVTPPPAVDLRGLVGAVGYCMQAETYPELRPASIGFDARYFKRKRLETLGLAARPTALTRLRRKIRSAI
- a CDS encoding SCO6745 family protein, translated to MTQERRTWRTLEPFHGMIYFSPEAGAAYEALGLSGRMGYFASRAAALGPVPAEVVIATFYNFHPDLVRQAIPAAWQIASPSDILAARLESVDVTLRRVLGDAVDSPEMSRAAALARQAAETVAGELSGRPLYAAHAALPWPKAPHLVLWHAQTLLREYRGDGHLAALLAAGLSGIEALVTHAATGAVTSEVLRRTRGWPQADWAAAVQGLEERGWLFEGALTEEGRRRRAEVEEATDRMGMAPYTALGAARCEELCSLARPWSKAVAAELMPWATGR
- a CDS encoding DUF6716 putative glycosyltransferase, producing MLAVADSDSYLKWAACLLGDLPGGAVTELVVVRTPITPSPEQIAAAVGGAVGGAEPPPVLSARSVRRLAERTRPDVVLVACTGPVVDVLVADVFAGLRPRPVFVSGLPGISVPATEKAWLFRSGCDLFVVHSEREVAEFSEIAARLGGGGAVGLARLPFLRSESAAVGGNRVVFATQAKVPREREERERVLLGLAELARLRPELDVVVKLRALEDERQTHNERHHYQRLWREMGEPGRLSFQAGSMHDQLARAAGFVTVSSTAALEAIALDVPSLVLSDFGVSAEMINLVFEGSGLLGTLDDVAKGDFRAASAEWCAANYFHPAERNDWARLLAGLVAGGGSRVPASSLLDGPEHAAARRRARLRVEVHPSMLRAGYRAKRRMRRYLKALG